In Cellvibrio polysaccharolyticus, a genomic segment contains:
- a CDS encoding glycoside hydrolase family 3 N-terminal domain-containing protein, with product MKKFPRRPITGFIVAGVLAAALIACTQQQAGDHRASHTASGEWPKASSPFVKNDIEQRVEALLAKMTLEEKVGQMMQAEIQSITPAEAKQYHIGSVLNGGGSMPNRISNAKAGDWLSLADEFYKASMDASDGSVAIPIIWGTDAVHGHNNVTGATLFPHNIALGATRNPALIKKIGEATAREVRATGIEWVFAPTLAVARNDNWGRTYESYSEDPELVKTFSRAMVEGLQGEAAGRDFLNEQRVVATAKHFLADGGTLGGDDQGDARISEQQLIDIHNPGYPVAIDAGVLSIMASFSSWNGEKMHGNHYLLTEVLKNRMGFAGLVVGDWNGQGQVPGCTNDSCAQAINAGVDLLMVTSDWKAMISNTLAQVESKEIDTARIDDAVRRILRVKLIAGLFDKKPSQRALAGDQSLIGHADHRAVARQAVRESLVLLKNKNRVLPIKPQARILLAGDGADNIGKQSGGWSVSWQGTGNTNSNFPGATSIYGGIKQAVTLAGGQVELSPQGKYQQKPDVAVVVFGEDPYAEGNGDLDSLEFEPVEKPNLALLKKLKAEGIPVVSVFLSGRAMWVNPEINASDAFVAAWLPGTEGAGIADVLLAKADGQVNHDFKGTLSFSWPALPLQSELNIHQKNYNPLFPYGYGLTYEGNQTGPSDLAESVKGVASGQSADIRFHVGRPLQPWNIFFNNHERNQILSGAYAALPDSSVIVKTSDKDVQEDALTLTWKSVPFAGLTWEGGRPLNLQDHARQGGVVAFDLNVVRFENAGLELKLRCGPECERKVSLTETAIAQKGKGWKNLRVPLACFYREGDDFSGVSHPFNIGVGGAGEVSLANIMFLKKDEGNVTCPDYKTVSVTPAPLNEFWAKSWWMPRHQAVLDRVQQGNVDLVMIGDSITQGWEKEGKDVWQRFYASRNAVNMGFSGDRTENVLWRLQHGEVDSISPKVAVLMIGTNNTGHRHESPKTTAAGIRNILDELRTRLPDTRILLLGVFPREEQPDAFMRRINLDVNRIIQGYADNQHIFYLDVSSVFLQKDKVLPRSIMPDLLHLNPTGYQRWAEAMEPTLKKLLGQ from the coding sequence ATGAAAAAATTTCCCCGCCGTCCTATTACGGGTTTTATCGTTGCCGGTGTGCTGGCTGCGGCTTTGATTGCCTGCACCCAACAACAGGCTGGCGACCATCGTGCCAGCCATACCGCGTCCGGTGAATGGCCGAAAGCGAGCAGTCCTTTTGTTAAAAATGATATCGAACAGCGGGTTGAAGCCTTGCTGGCGAAAATGACGCTGGAAGAAAAAGTCGGCCAGATGATGCAGGCTGAAATTCAGTCAATCACCCCGGCAGAGGCAAAGCAATACCACATAGGTTCGGTGTTGAACGGTGGCGGCTCCATGCCCAACCGCATCAGCAATGCCAAAGCCGGAGATTGGCTGTCATTGGCGGATGAATTTTACAAAGCGTCGATGGATGCCAGCGACGGTTCGGTAGCTATTCCGATTATCTGGGGCACCGATGCGGTACACGGTCATAACAATGTCACCGGGGCGACCTTGTTCCCGCACAACATTGCTTTGGGGGCAACGCGTAACCCGGCGCTGATTAAAAAAATCGGTGAAGCAACCGCAAGAGAAGTGCGCGCCACAGGTATCGAATGGGTGTTCGCGCCAACCCTGGCTGTTGCCCGTAATGACAACTGGGGGCGCACCTACGAAAGTTATTCCGAAGACCCGGAGTTGGTGAAGACGTTTTCCCGCGCTATGGTTGAAGGTTTGCAGGGCGAAGCTGCCGGTCGTGATTTTTTAAACGAACAACGGGTTGTGGCAACGGCCAAACACTTTCTTGCCGATGGCGGCACCCTGGGTGGCGACGACCAGGGCGATGCTCGCATCAGCGAACAACAGTTGATTGATATTCACAACCCCGGTTATCCGGTTGCGATTGACGCCGGCGTACTGAGCATTATGGCCAGCTTCTCTTCGTGGAATGGCGAAAAAATGCACGGCAACCATTACTTGCTAACGGAGGTGCTGAAAAATCGCATGGGTTTTGCAGGTCTGGTAGTAGGTGACTGGAATGGCCAGGGTCAGGTGCCGGGTTGTACCAACGACTCCTGCGCCCAGGCGATCAATGCCGGTGTCGATTTGTTAATGGTCACGTCCGACTGGAAAGCCATGATCAGCAACACCCTGGCTCAAGTGGAAAGCAAGGAAATTGATACCGCTCGCATTGATGATGCCGTGCGCCGTATTTTGCGGGTCAAGTTGATTGCCGGGTTGTTCGATAAGAAACCTTCACAGCGTGCCCTGGCTGGCGACCAATCATTGATTGGTCATGCCGATCACCGTGCCGTTGCTCGCCAGGCCGTGCGTGAAAGTCTGGTCTTGCTGAAAAACAAAAATCGCGTATTACCCATCAAGCCACAAGCCCGTATTTTGCTGGCGGGTGATGGTGCCGACAATATTGGCAAGCAATCCGGTGGCTGGAGCGTGAGCTGGCAGGGCACGGGCAATACCAACAGCAATTTCCCCGGCGCTACCTCCATTTATGGTGGCATCAAGCAAGCGGTGACACTTGCCGGTGGCCAGGTGGAATTGTCTCCGCAAGGCAAATATCAACAAAAACCGGATGTCGCTGTGGTGGTGTTTGGTGAAGACCCTTACGCAGAAGGTAATGGTGATCTGGATTCGCTGGAATTTGAACCGGTTGAAAAACCCAACCTTGCCTTGCTGAAAAAATTGAAAGCGGAAGGCATTCCGGTTGTATCGGTATTTCTTTCCGGCCGGGCTATGTGGGTGAATCCGGAAATTAATGCTTCTGATGCTTTTGTTGCCGCCTGGTTGCCGGGTACCGAAGGCGCGGGTATTGCCGATGTACTACTCGCCAAAGCAGATGGTCAGGTCAATCATGACTTTAAAGGTACCTTGTCGTTTTCATGGCCTGCTTTGCCCTTGCAATCCGAGTTGAATATTCATCAAAAAAATTACAACCCGCTATTTCCTTATGGCTACGGCCTTACCTATGAGGGCAATCAAACCGGGCCGTCCGATCTGGCAGAATCGGTTAAAGGCGTAGCCAGCGGCCAGTCGGCGGATATCCGTTTCCATGTTGGCCGCCCGTTGCAGCCTTGGAATATTTTCTTTAACAACCACGAGCGCAATCAAATCCTCAGCGGTGCTTACGCCGCGTTACCTGATAGCAGCGTGATCGTAAAAACCAGCGACAAAGACGTGCAGGAAGATGCATTGACACTGACCTGGAAATCGGTGCCCTTTGCCGGTTTAACCTGGGAAGGCGGACGCCCGTTGAACTTGCAGGATCATGCCCGCCAGGGCGGTGTGGTTGCCTTTGACCTGAACGTCGTTCGTTTTGAAAACGCCGGGCTGGAATTGAAATTGCGGTGCGGACCCGAGTGCGAACGTAAAGTGTCTCTCACCGAAACCGCGATAGCGCAAAAAGGCAAAGGCTGGAAAAACCTGCGCGTACCACTCGCCTGTTTTTATCGTGAGGGTGACGATTTTTCCGGGGTAAGCCATCCGTTTAATATCGGTGTTGGTGGTGCGGGTGAAGTCTCGCTGGCGAATATTATGTTCCTGAAAAAAGACGAGGGTAATGTCACTTGTCCGGATTACAAAACCGTATCGGTAACCCCGGCGCCGTTGAACGAGTTCTGGGCAAAATCCTGGTGGATGCCCCGTCATCAGGCGGTACTGGACAGAGTGCAACAAGGCAATGTTGATCTGGTAATGATTGGCGATTCGATTACCCAGGGCTGGGAAAAAGAAGGCAAGGACGTATGGCAGCGGTTTTACGCTTCGCGCAATGCGGTAAATATGGGCTTCAGTGGTGACAGAACAGAAAACGTATTGTGGCGATTACAACACGGTGAGGTGGATAGTATTTCACCGAAAGTTGCGGTGCTGATGATTGGCACCAACAACACAGGTCACCGTCATGAATCTCCCAAAACAACCGCCGCCGGTATTCGCAATATTCTCGATGAACTGCGCACCCGTTTGCCGGATACGCGAATTTTATTGCTGGGCGTTTTCCCGCGTGAGGAACAACCGGACGCATTTATGCGCAGAATCAACCTTGATGTTAATCGCATAATTCAAGGCTATGCGGACAACCAACACATTTTTTATCTGGACGTAAGTTCTGTGTTTTTGCAAAAAGACAAAGTACTGCCGCGTTCCATCATGCCTGACCTGTTGCACCTTAACCCGACGGGTTACCAGCGCTGGGCAGAGGCGATGGAACCCACATTGAAAAAGCTGTTGGGGCAGTAA
- a CDS encoding UxaA family hydrolase encodes MNNNLSGYLRQDGRKGIRNIIVVAYLVECAHHVSRRIVNLSNQTDVHLIGFPGCYPNEYAFHMMTAICTHPNVGGALLVSLGCESMNRDKLLSLIQQSGRPAELLIIQENGGTLATTSAGVEAVERLRQQVASVTRVPMAINELIIGTICGGSDGTSGISANPAVGRCFDFLVEEGAACIFEETGELIGCETIMADRAITPALGQEIEACVAKAEHYYRVMGFGSFAPGNADGGLTTLEEKSMGAYSKSGSSPISGLIKPGDIPTAGGLYLLDVVPDGEPRFGFPNISDNAEIVELIACGCHLTLFTTGRGSVVGSAVSPVIKVCANPETWRKLSGDMDINAGRILEGEASLDEVGHEIYNKVIDVACGSPSVSEALGHQEFILTYKSFEPIGPGCLPLRVSG; translated from the coding sequence ATGAACAATAATTTATCCGGTTATCTGCGGCAGGACGGGCGTAAAGGCATCCGCAATATTATTGTTGTTGCTTACCTGGTGGAGTGCGCGCACCACGTCAGCCGACGCATTGTAAACCTCTCTAACCAAACCGATGTGCATTTGATCGGCTTCCCGGGCTGTTATCCCAATGAATATGCTTTTCACATGATGACCGCTATCTGCACCCATCCGAATGTGGGCGGTGCGCTGCTGGTGTCGCTAGGCTGCGAAAGCATGAACCGCGACAAACTTTTATCCTTGATTCAGCAAAGTGGACGACCGGCGGAACTGCTGATTATTCAGGAAAATGGTGGCACGCTGGCAACGACCAGCGCTGGCGTTGAAGCGGTGGAACGGTTGCGCCAACAAGTGGCCAGCGTAACGCGGGTTCCCATGGCGATTAACGAGCTGATTATTGGAACCATTTGCGGCGGCTCGGATGGCACCAGCGGTATCAGCGCCAACCCGGCGGTAGGGCGGTGTTTTGATTTTCTGGTAGAAGAAGGCGCGGCCTGTATTTTTGAAGAAACCGGCGAGCTGATCGGTTGTGAAACCATTATGGCGGATCGCGCTATCACACCGGCATTGGGCCAGGAAATTGAAGCCTGCGTCGCAAAAGCCGAACACTATTACCGGGTGATGGGGTTTGGCAGTTTTGCCCCCGGTAATGCTGACGGTGGCCTCACCACCCTCGAAGAAAAATCCATGGGAGCCTATTCAAAATCCGGTTCATCGCCGATTAGCGGTTTGATCAAACCGGGGGATATTCCCACGGCGGGTGGTTTGTATTTGCTGGACGTGGTGCCCGATGGCGAACCCAGATTCGGCTTTCCGAATATTTCCGACAACGCAGAAATTGTTGAACTGATCGCCTGCGGTTGTCATTTAACCTTATTCACTACCGGGCGTGGCTCGGTGGTCGGTTCTGCTGTTTCTCCGGTTATTAAAGTCTGTGCCAACCCGGAAACCTGGCGCAAGTTATCGGGCGACATGGATATCAATGCCGGGCGCATTCTTGAAGGGGAAGCGTCTCTGGATGAAGTCGGCCATGAAATTTATAACAAAGTGATTGATGTTGCCTGCGGTAGTCCGAGCGTTTCTGAAGCGCTCGGGCATCAGGAATTTATTCTCACCTATAAATCGTTTGAACCGATTGGCCCTGGTTGTTTGCCGCTACGGGTAAGCGGCTGA
- a CDS encoding fumarylacetoacetate hydrolase family protein, with product MKLLRYGNAGEEKPGLLDSAGVIRDLSAHIADIDGLALDDKTLRQLATLDTSSLPVVDAPVRLGACVNRVGKFICIGLNYADHAAESGMAVPDEPVVFMKATSAITGPNDVVIKPRNSTKLDWEVELGVVIGKAASYVALEEAESHIAGYCVINDISERAFQLERGGQWDKGKGCDTFGPIGPWLVTRDDIADPLNLDLWLKVNDKTFQQSSTRQMVFGPAFLVHYLSQFMSLQPGDIISTGTPPGVGLGQKPPLYLEAGDVMSLGIDGLGVQQQTVMAWSATP from the coding sequence ATGAAATTATTACGTTATGGCAACGCGGGTGAAGAAAAGCCGGGCTTGCTGGACTCAGCCGGTGTTATTCGCGATCTCTCTGCTCATATAGCAGATATTGATGGCCTCGCGCTCGACGACAAAACACTCCGGCAACTGGCAACATTGGATACCTCATCCTTGCCCGTGGTTGATGCCCCGGTGCGTCTGGGGGCTTGTGTTAACCGTGTCGGAAAATTTATTTGTATCGGTTTGAATTATGCAGACCACGCCGCCGAATCGGGCATGGCAGTGCCGGATGAACCGGTGGTGTTTATGAAAGCCACCAGCGCGATTACCGGGCCTAATGATGTGGTGATTAAACCCCGCAACTCCACCAAACTGGATTGGGAAGTTGAACTCGGCGTTGTGATTGGCAAGGCTGCCAGTTATGTTGCGCTGGAAGAAGCGGAAAGCCATATTGCCGGCTATTGCGTTATCAACGATATTTCCGAACGCGCTTTCCAGTTGGAGCGGGGCGGTCAATGGGATAAAGGCAAAGGTTGCGATACCTTCGGCCCGATTGGCCCCTGGTTGGTCACGCGTGATGACATCGCTGACCCGCTGAATCTGGATTTATGGTTGAAAGTGAATGACAAAACCTTTCAGCAGAGCTCTACCCGACAAATGGTTTTTGGCCCTGCGTTTCTGGTGCACTACCTCAGCCAGTTTATGAGTTTGCAACCGGGTGATATTATTTCTACCGGCACGCCGCCGGGGGTAGGGCTTGGGCAAAAGCCGCCGCTGTACCTTGAGGCGGGTGATGTCATGAGCCTGGGTATTGATGGCCTGGGTGTTCAGCAACAAACGGTAATGGCATGGTCAGCAACGCCCTGA
- a CDS encoding type IV pilus assembly protein FimV, which yields MKRLLQPVGILSLLLISSQSSAVGLGELKVLSTLNQALHAEVEILEAGNLSAEEIVISIASHNTFAKYQIDRPLIYDEITVEPVAAVESKTTHYRLQSHSFIHEPFLHLIVEARWPGGRVLREYTALLDLPAPIP from the coding sequence GTGAAACGACTTTTACAGCCTGTTGGTATTTTATCTTTGTTGTTGATAAGCAGTCAGAGTAGTGCGGTGGGGCTGGGGGAGTTAAAAGTATTGTCCACGCTCAATCAGGCGTTACACGCTGAAGTGGAAATACTGGAAGCGGGGAATTTGTCCGCAGAAGAAATTGTTATCAGCATTGCCTCGCACAATACTTTCGCCAAATACCAGATAGACCGACCGTTAATTTACGATGAAATTACGGTTGAACCGGTAGCGGCGGTCGAAAGCAAAACCACACATTACCGCTTGCAATCCCACTCTTTCATCCATGAGCCTTTTTTGCATTTGATTGTTGAAGCGCGCTGGCCGGGCGGCCGTGTATTGCGTGAATACACGGCGCTGCTGGATTTGCCTGCGCCTATCCCCTGA
- a CDS encoding bifunctional acetate--CoA ligase family protein/GNAT family N-acetyltransferase, with translation MSLQHIEQLLKPRSIAVIGASNQPTRTGYVVMRNLLQGRFDGPIMPVTPHHKAVNGVLAYRSIEELPEAPDLAIICTRASRVPAIILQLGRKGTRSAIVIAAGLDTLHTAQGTNLQQQMLEIARQSGVRVLGPNCLGIIVPGLGLNASCSHTSATVGKIAFVSQSSGVFLTLLDWARRRRIGFSHFISLGDGVDVDFDDVIDYLGRDAKTQAILLYLDDIQDGRRFMSAARAASFNKPILVIKSGTNTEITAMTSRCDVSEIGDDAVYSAAFRRAGMLRVGDLRELMAAVETLAYGKPVTGEHLAILSNGNGASAMAIDALLQRGGRLATLEPEIIEQLQTIIHSGGRAFNPVNMLGDALPEQYGKVLSVLLQSKRIDNLLIMHAPSGLSSPTAYAQEVIRTFESHKGRKPNLLVNWMGEDAAVKARQLFAEAGVASFRTPEGAIGAFMHMVEYRRNQKLLSETPDSVSDAIPHHPELAGVIISRALAEQRLHLNGQESAELLNAYGISTIPTKTAATVAEAVAQAEALGFPVALKIVVPDIPLKSDSGGVVLNLNSRQEVEDAANASLQRVQSLFPDATFSGFTLQTMARRTGAHLLRIQVQTDPVFGPVIILGEAGPVWNIHRNAVVALPPLNMALSRYLVIQALAEGKIREQQWHSTLDRQALCILLTKISQIIVDHENVVGLTINPVLAMANEMVALDVSVDVAPLSATRALAIRPYPKELEEIFVLQDGREVLLRPIRPEDETRHQAFDQALSRDDRYKRYFGEMPRFSHEQMARFTQIDYAREMAFIAVENAGSAAEEILGVVHAQRDPDNTEAEFAIAVRSDNKYLGLGYRLMQKMIDYCRDQNTLTLTGVTMLENGGMANLARKLGFTVKYLRDDGVIDMHMDLQAAPAAEE, from the coding sequence ATGAGCCTGCAGCATATTGAGCAACTGTTAAAGCCGCGTTCCATCGCCGTTATCGGTGCCTCCAACCAGCCCACACGCACCGGTTACGTGGTGATGCGCAACTTGCTGCAAGGCCGTTTCGATGGCCCGATTATGCCGGTCACACCGCACCATAAAGCGGTTAATGGCGTACTTGCCTACCGTTCTATTGAAGAATTACCGGAAGCGCCCGACCTCGCCATCATTTGCACCCGCGCCTCACGCGTACCGGCCATTATTTTGCAGCTGGGGCGCAAAGGCACGCGCAGCGCTATCGTTATTGCCGCCGGCCTTGACACCCTGCACACCGCACAAGGCACCAATTTGCAACAGCAAATGCTGGAAATTGCCCGGCAGTCGGGCGTGCGGGTTCTGGGGCCTAATTGTTTAGGCATTATTGTTCCCGGCCTGGGTTTGAATGCCAGCTGTTCCCATACGTCGGCAACCGTTGGGAAAATTGCTTTTGTGTCGCAATCATCCGGTGTGTTTTTAACGCTGTTGGACTGGGCGCGTCGGCGGCGTATCGGCTTTTCGCATTTTATTTCTTTGGGCGATGGTGTTGATGTCGATTTTGATGATGTGATCGACTATCTCGGCCGCGATGCCAAAACCCAGGCGATTCTGTTGTATCTCGATGATATTCAGGACGGCCGCCGCTTTATGTCGGCAGCCCGTGCTGCCTCATTTAACAAACCGATTCTGGTGATTAAAAGCGGTACCAACACTGAAATCACCGCGATGACCTCACGTTGTGATGTGTCGGAGATTGGTGACGATGCGGTATACAGCGCCGCTTTTCGCCGTGCTGGCATGTTGCGAGTAGGGGATTTACGCGAACTGATGGCGGCAGTGGAAACTCTCGCCTATGGCAAGCCGGTCACCGGTGAACACCTGGCAATTCTCTCCAACGGTAACGGCGCCAGCGCCATGGCCATTGATGCGCTCTTGCAGCGCGGCGGCCGGTTGGCCACCCTGGAACCGGAAATTATTGAACAGCTGCAAACCATCATTCACAGCGGTGGACGGGCGTTCAACCCGGTCAATATGCTCGGCGATGCCTTGCCGGAGCAATACGGCAAAGTGTTGTCGGTATTATTGCAGAGTAAACGCATCGACAACCTGCTGATTATGCATGCGCCCTCCGGGTTGAGTTCGCCCACCGCCTACGCGCAGGAAGTGATCCGTACCTTTGAAAGCCACAAAGGGCGCAAGCCCAATTTGCTGGTGAACTGGATGGGTGAAGATGCTGCGGTAAAAGCACGGCAGCTATTCGCCGAAGCCGGGGTTGCTTCCTTCCGCACACCGGAAGGCGCCATCGGTGCGTTTATGCACATGGTCGAATACCGCCGCAATCAGAAACTACTTTCGGAAACTCCTGATTCGGTCAGCGATGCCATTCCTCACCACCCGGAATTGGCCGGTGTTATTATTTCCCGCGCGTTGGCCGAGCAGCGTTTGCATTTGAATGGTCAGGAATCGGCCGAGTTATTGAATGCTTACGGCATCAGCACCATCCCCACCAAAACCGCTGCCACGGTGGCCGAAGCGGTGGCGCAAGCCGAAGCGCTTGGCTTTCCGGTGGCATTGAAAATTGTGGTGCCTGACATTCCGTTAAAGTCGGACAGCGGCGGCGTGGTGCTTAATCTTAATAGCCGCCAGGAAGTCGAGGACGCCGCTAATGCCAGTTTGCAGCGGGTGCAATCGTTATTTCCCGATGCGACTTTTAGCGGATTCACCCTGCAAACCATGGCACGTCGTACCGGTGCACATTTGCTGCGTATTCAGGTGCAAACAGACCCTGTTTTTGGCCCGGTGATTATTCTCGGTGAGGCCGGCCCGGTATGGAATATTCATCGTAACGCCGTTGTTGCACTGCCGCCTTTGAATATGGCGTTATCGCGCTATCTGGTTATTCAGGCACTGGCCGAAGGCAAAATTCGCGAGCAACAATGGCATTCCACCCTCGACCGCCAGGCGTTATGTATTCTGCTCACCAAAATCAGCCAGATTATCGTTGATCACGAAAATGTTGTGGGCCTCACGATCAACCCGGTTCTGGCGATGGCGAATGAAATGGTTGCGCTGGATGTCAGTGTGGATGTGGCGCCCCTCTCGGCCACTCGGGCGCTGGCTATTCGCCCTTATCCGAAAGAGCTGGAAGAAATTTTTGTGCTGCAGGACGGTCGCGAAGTATTGTTACGTCCTATTCGCCCCGAGGATGAAACACGGCACCAGGCTTTTGATCAGGCGCTGAGCCGTGATGACCGCTACAAACGTTATTTTGGTGAAATGCCGCGTTTCTCCCACGAACAAATGGCGCGCTTCACGCAAATTGATTACGCGCGCGAAATGGCCTTTATTGCCGTGGAAAACGCCGGATCAGCGGCGGAAGAAATTCTCGGTGTGGTGCATGCGCAACGCGATCCGGATAATACCGAAGCGGAATTTGCCATCGCGGTGCGTTCTGATAATAAATATCTGGGGCTGGGTTATCGCCTCATGCAAAAAATGATTGATTACTGCCGCGACCAGAACACCCTGACATTAACCGGTGTAACCATGCTGGAAAATGGCGGCATGGCCAACCTCGCCCGCAAACTGGGTTTCACCGTAAAATATCTGCGCGATGACGGCGTAATTGATATGCACATGGACTTGCAGGCTGCACCAGCTGCTGAAGAGTAA
- a CDS encoding DUF3617 domain-containing protein — MTVKNMMLCGVIALGFASSAVMAEKIKVDMAPGLWENTFTIKAEGQIGAALSEAQKYMASLPESERKMLESMMQQQGVGLGNNLSVVQVCVTQQQIDSGTLPQADSGCEQDLQQLGSNKFRVAFDCPQGKGSGEIHFQNPKSYTGDASITTTLAGGSPEVVNVKQSGKWLSADCGTLKPPAP, encoded by the coding sequence ATGACTGTTAAAAACATGATGCTTTGCGGCGTTATTGCGCTCGGTTTTGCCAGCTCTGCGGTTATGGCAGAAAAAATCAAGGTCGATATGGCACCGGGGCTGTGGGAAAACACCTTCACCATCAAGGCTGAAGGGCAAATTGGTGCGGCGCTCTCTGAAGCGCAAAAATACATGGCCAGCCTGCCTGAATCCGAGCGAAAAATGCTCGAATCCATGATGCAGCAACAAGGCGTTGGTTTAGGTAATAATCTGTCAGTGGTGCAGGTGTGTGTGACCCAGCAACAAATTGACAGCGGTACGCTGCCGCAAGCAGATAGTGGTTGCGAGCAGGATTTGCAGCAATTGGGCAGCAACAAATTTCGCGTAGCATTTGACTGCCCGCAAGGAAAAGGCAGCGGCGAAATCCATTTCCAGAATCCAAAAAGTTACACCGGTGATGCGTCTATCACCACCACGCTGGCCGGCGGCTCGCCGGAAGTGGTTAACGTCAAACAAAGCGGAAAGTGGCTATCTGCTGATTGCGGTACCCTCAAGCCGCCAGCGCCTTAA
- a CDS encoding SDR family oxidoreductase: MNRMLGKVVVITGAGQGIGKAAAELFAAEGARVIATDINAASLAQLENCETRQLDVLDAEAIVQFSQETGPVNVLFNCAGYVHNGTILDCDEKAWQFSFDINVTSMYRMVRAFLPGMITTGNGSIINMSSVASSIKGAPNRFAYGMTKAAVIGFTKAVAADFVTQGVRCNAICPGTVQTPSLEQRMHATGDYDTAYKNFVARQPMGRLGSAQEIAELALYLASDAAAFTTGTTHIIDGGWSN; encoded by the coding sequence ATGAACAGAATGCTCGGAAAAGTCGTAGTGATTACCGGTGCCGGTCAGGGGATTGGCAAAGCCGCCGCCGAATTGTTTGCCGCTGAAGGTGCACGTGTTATCGCAACGGATATCAATGCCGCGTCACTGGCGCAATTGGAAAATTGCGAGACGCGCCAGCTGGATGTGCTCGACGCCGAGGCGATTGTGCAATTCAGCCAGGAAACCGGCCCGGTTAATGTGTTATTCAATTGTGCCGGTTATGTGCACAACGGCACGATTCTCGATTGCGATGAAAAAGCCTGGCAATTTTCTTTCGATATTAATGTCACCTCCATGTATCGCATGGTGCGTGCATTTCTGCCCGGCATGATCACCACCGGCAATGGTTCGATAATTAATATGTCATCAGTGGCCAGTTCCATCAAAGGCGCGCCCAACCGTTTTGCCTACGGCATGACCAAGGCGGCTGTGATAGGTTTTACCAAAGCCGTGGCCGCCGATTTTGTGACTCAGGGAGTGCGCTGCAATGCCATTTGCCCGGGTACGGTACAAACGCCATCGCTTGAGCAACGGATGCACGCAACCGGTGATTACGACACCGCGTATAAAAATTTTGTCGCGAGGCAACCGATGGGGCGGCTGGGCAGTGCGCAGGAAATTGCCGAGCTGGCGCTATACCTCGCCAGCGATGCAGCGGCATTCACAACCGGTACAACCCATATTATTGATGGCGGCTGGAGCAATTGA
- a CDS encoding nucleoid-associated protein → MAFTSIIAHHIHRASPESQVTSNLRADGFTTQGTLLECAQELKTHFIRKGGKQYGRFSDDTANFPLSAWLKEYREGRLGFVSLSHKVTSNLALEIEKTTSTLDGYLFFIEEALEAGQYLSIFLAEHQHAVYLDAELDLDNSRYLDTAGFNLAAKVHINDWESGDSATYLTLLKTRGDKDLGDAFAQAVGFSDKYDIKADTSRFLDIVDNYSKNLDEQTARVTRTKVVDYCLEQSKAGKPVVLNELSETLATETKQGAPNDFVRFVETRQAEPPREFIPDSSQIRNYVRISGRNDALSMSFASECLGKDIEYDAEKDVLTINNIPASLKSKLLKHLKRDSE, encoded by the coding sequence ATGGCATTTACGTCAATTATCGCTCACCACATCCACCGCGCCAGCCCTGAATCCCAGGTGACTTCCAACTTGCGCGCTGACGGCTTTACCACCCAGGGCACGCTGCTCGAATGCGCTCAGGAGCTGAAAACCCATTTTATTCGCAAAGGTGGCAAGCAATACGGTCGCTTCTCCGACGATACTGCCAATTTCCCGCTGTCCGCCTGGTTGAAGGAGTACCGCGAGGGTCGCCTGGGTTTTGTCAGTCTCAGCCACAAAGTCACCAGCAACCTTGCGCTGGAAATAGAAAAAACCACCTCAACCCTGGACGGTTATTTATTCTTTATCGAAGAAGCGCTGGAGGCAGGGCAATATCTGTCGATATTTCTCGCCGAGCACCAGCATGCGGTATATCTCGATGCCGAGCTGGATCTCGACAACTCCCGCTACCTGGATACTGCCGGCTTCAACCTGGCGGCCAAAGTACATATCAATGATTGGGAAAGCGGCGACTCAGCCACTTACCTGACGCTGCTAAAAACGCGTGGTGATAAGGATCTGGGTGATGCCTTTGCGCAGGCGGTGGGCTTCAGCGATAAATACGATATCAAAGCCGACACCTCGCGCTTTCTCGATATCGTCGATAACTACAGCAAAAACCTCGATGAGCAAACCGCGCGCGTTACCCGTACCAAGGTCGTGGATTATTGCCTTGAGCAAAGTAAAGCGGGCAAGCCGGTGGTGTTGAATGAATTATCGGAAACACTCGCGACAGAAACCAAACAAGGTGCACCGAATGATTTTGTGCGCTTTGTCGAAACCCGACAGGCAGAGCCACCGCGTGAATTTATTCCCGACTCCAGCCAGATCAGAAATTACGTGCGTATCAGTGGCCGCAACGATGCACTGAGCATGAGTTTTGCCTCGGAGTGTTTGGGCAAAGATATTGAATACGATGCGGAAAAAGATGTGCTGACGATCAATAACATCCCCGCTTCATTGAAAAGCAAATTGCTTAAACATTTGAAGCGGGACAGTGAGTAA